Genomic segment of Oceanimonas sp. GK1:
CTGCTGGACAAGCTGTGTTCTCGTTTGTCCGGCTGGAAGCTGGGTGATCCCAAGGATTCAGACACCATGGTCGGCCCCATGGTAGAGCCGGTGCACTTCAGCAAGGTGAAGGCCATGGTTGAGCAGGCCAGAGAGCAGGGTGCCCGATTGCGTTACGGCGGCAATACCCCCGACCTTGGTGCCGGCCTGTTTGTGGAGCCGACCATTTTCGATGATGTCCGGCCCGACATGACCCTGTTCCGGGACGAGGTCTTTGGTCCGGTACTGGCGGTAACCGAATTCACCAGCGAAGAAGAGGCAGTGTCCCTGGCAAACCAGACCCAGTATGGTCTGGCCGCCTCCCTCTATACCAGCAATATCGGGCGGGCCCACCGGGTTTCCCGGGCCCTGAGGGCGGGCACCGTTTCCATCAACTGCTTCAGCGAAGGTGATATTACCACCCCCTTCGGCGGCTACGGTCAGTCCGGTTTTGGCGGTAGAGACAATGGCCTGGAGGCCATGGAGCAATATCTGCAAAAGAAAACTATCTGGTATAACCAGGCCTGAATGAATTAATGATGATATGGCGCTAGCAGTTTGTCTGGCGTCATATTTTCATGAAGCTGTGCCGAATAAAATAAATATTCTCTTTCTTCGGCGTTGGTGTTTACTCCCATGAATGGGGGAGTGTTAATTTTTCAAAGGAGATGAAAATGAAACTCGCCAGCTCTTGTGGTGCAATTTTTGCTGCCTGCGCTATTTTTGTAGCACCTATTTCAGCGGCTAAAGAAGTAATTTGGAAGGTCCCAACATCTGTCCCTGAAGGATCTTTTTTCTACAATAACTTCCTGCAACGTTTCAGTGAGCATCTAAAAGTATATACAGAAGGGGAATTAAAGTTGAGAACCTTCGGTGCCGGTGTTGTGGTACCGGCATTTCAGGTATATGAAGCGGTTCAGGATGGTATTGTAGAAGCAGGACATTCAACCCCGTCTTATCTGGTCAACCAGGATCCGGCCAATGCCATTTTCGCCGGTTTTCCGGGCGGCATGTCGCCCGAGGCCACCATTACCTGGCTGTATGAGGGGAGCGGGTTGGAAAGCCTGCAGCAGTACCGGCAGGAAACCATGGGCCTGCATACCATGGTAGTTGGGCTGGGTACATCGGAAATACTGGCGCATGCCAATAAACCGATTAACAGCATCGCCGATTTTGAAAATCTCAAATACCGGACCTCCGGCGCCTGGGCCGGGGTATTGAAGAACTACCTGAAGGGGGTGCCCACGGTCGTGCCTCCCGGAGAGATTTATACGCTGCTGCAACGCAAGGGGGTCGATGCGGTGGAATGGGCGACCCCGGGTTCAAATATCATGGAGGGATTCCATGAGGTTGCGCCCTACATCATCACTCCGGGCATTCATCAGCCGACCTTTGTATGGGAGTTCTTTGTCAAACAGGAAACCTGGGATGCCCTGTCTCCCGAGCTGCAGGGGCGCATCGAAGATGCTGCCCGCCTGACCACCCTGGAGTCTTATCTGCATTTCGCCCATGAAGATATGCAGGCCATGGACAAATACAAGGAATACGGCACCCAGGTGATTACCCTGGACCAGGAGGTCATCGCACAGGTGCGGGAATACGGTCACCAATGGATGCAGGAGCAAGCCAGGGAGCAGGCAGAGCAAGGCAACAAGAAGATGCAGGGGCTGCTCAAGGACTATCAGGATTACCAGAACCGCTGGGCGCGAAATTCATCCGTCCTGGTAAGGGACTGAGCCATCCTGGCTTGTCATTTCTGGTGATGAGCATTGTCTGAAAGTGATAAATGGCGCCCTGGGGTGCCATTTATTAATGGGGTATAACCTATGAATGCTTTTTTAGCTCGGCTCGATAGTCTCTCCGATTATCTGGCAAGGATTTCCATGGCCATGGTGGTGGCGCTGGTGCTGTCCATACTGTATGAAGTGGTCTCCCGCTACGTATTTGGTGCGCCGACATTATGGTCATTTGATATATCTTATATGCTAAATGGTGCCTTGTTTTTACTGGCGAGTGCATACTCGCTTAAGGTAGAAGCGCATGTAAGAATTGATTTTCTTTCTTCGAAACTTTCCTTGCGATACCAACAGTATATAAACCTGTTTTTTTATTTGCTCTTGATTGGGCCGTCATTTTTCTTTCTGAGCTATGTCGCTGGAGAGAAAGCCATCAGTGCATGGGTTACGGGTGAGGTAGAAAGTGTCAGTCCCTGGTCTCCCCTTGTTTGGCCGTTCTATGGTGCCATCACCATTGGTTTGGCGGCGTTTACCCTACAGGTATATATAGACGGTTTCAGATATTTAAAGGGGATTAAAACCCCGGGCGAGTCGGTTACTAAGGATGAAGTGAGCCATGGCTGAATTAATTCCATTATGGATGTTTATCATCCTGTTTATATTCGTGTTTCTCGGTATCCCCGTGGCTATGTCATTGATAGTCACCTCGGTAATCTTCGGGTTTTTCACCTTTGGCGAACTGCTGTTTAGTCAGCTTTATGGTGCAATACTGCATACCGCATCAAACTTTACGCTGTCGTCCATTCCGTTATTTATTTTAATGGGGGCTATCTTGGAGAAAACGGGCCTGGCACTCAGGTTGTTTCAGGCCCTGCAGTTGTGGTTTGGCCGCCTTCCCGGTGGCTTGGCACTGTCGACTATAGTGATGTGCGCCATCTTTGCCGCCGCCTCGGGGGTGGTGGGAGCGGTGGAAATCGTGGTGGGCATGATGGCCCTGCCCGCCATGGCGAAGTACAAATACAACAAGGGGCTGATGGCGGGCACCGTCTGTGCCGGCGGTTCGCTCGGTACCATCATTCCGCCTTCCATTGTGGTGGTGGTTTACGCCTCCATGGCCCAGCTGTCGATCGGCCAGCTGTTTGCGGCCAGCCTGATACCTGGGATCAT
This window contains:
- the dctP gene encoding TRAP transporter substrate-binding protein DctP, which codes for MKLASSCGAIFAACAIFVAPISAAKEVIWKVPTSVPEGSFFYNNFLQRFSEHLKVYTEGELKLRTFGAGVVVPAFQVYEAVQDGIVEAGHSTPSYLVNQDPANAIFAGFPGGMSPEATITWLYEGSGLESLQQYRQETMGLHTMVVGLGTSEILAHANKPINSIADFENLKYRTSGAWAGVLKNYLKGVPTVVPPGEIYTLLQRKGVDAVEWATPGSNIMEGFHEVAPYIITPGIHQPTFVWEFFVKQETWDALSPELQGRIEDAARLTTLESYLHFAHEDMQAMDKYKEYGTQVITLDQEVIAQVREYGHQWMQEQAREQAEQGNKKMQGLLKDYQDYQNRWARNSSVLVRD
- a CDS encoding TRAP transporter small permease subunit, producing MAMVVALVLSILYEVVSRYVFGAPTLWSFDISYMLNGALFLLASAYSLKVEAHVRIDFLSSKLSLRYQQYINLFFYLLLIGPSFFFLSYVAGEKAISAWVTGEVESVSPWSPLVWPFYGAITIGLAAFTLQVYIDGFRYLKGIKTPGESVTKDEVSHG